The Cutaneotrichosporon cavernicola HIS019 DNA, chromosome: 5 DNA segment TACCCTCACCATCAACCCCGAGAATATGGCCAAGGCGCTCACCATGGACATGCTGGCCACCGACATTGCCGACTACCTCGTTCGCAAGGGCGTTCCCTTCCGTGAGACTCACCATATCTCTGGCCGCtcggtcgcgctcgcagAGCAGAAGGGGTGCCAGATCTCCGACTTGAGCATGGACGAGTGGCGCGAACTCTCGGACAAGTTTACCGACGACGTCATGGACGTCTTCAACTTTGAAAACTCGGTTGAGAAGCGTAACGCTATCGGTGGGCCAGCGCGTGTCATGATTCAGCGCCAGGTTGACGTGCTCCGGAAGCGCATCAACCAGCAGTAGACATCTAAACATATTAGTCGCATAATATATGCCATGTTATGGGACTATAGGGTGTTGGGCGAGCTGTCGTAGGCATTCTGTGGCGGTCGTGTTGTTGTGGAACGATCGCAGGCAGGTCGAGAACTCGGAAAACGACGGGACGTTGCCGAAGCTGACCAGGCGCCCCTTCGCCAGCCCTGTCGTGGATTGCCTGCGCACACACGTGGTGTCACGTTAGGCCACGGGCTCCCCCTGCCCCGCAATAGGTAGGCAGGCCGCACAAGCCTCGACTGCCACCCGCAACGGTCCGGAGATGACACATACAACGGGAGCTACAAGTGAGATGATACACAGATGATAGGGGAGCTCAGCCGAggacgtccttgagcaATGTCGCGGGGTCCTCGTACTTCCAGTGCAAAGTGtgcttcttctccttcttggaAGCGCCGTCTAGCCCGTGCTCGTGGCCGCCCTTGTCAATCTTGAGCAGGCCCGTATCGGCGAGCATGTCGCTGACAGCGTCAACGCGTCCCTGCCCTGCGGCGACTTGGATGGCCTGTGCAGCCTTGTTGGGCGACACAGAGGTCTGTCCCGGGACAGACGGGACGATGGACGGTGGAGGCATGGCCATGGATGATGGGGTGATGACTttgcgcggcggcggagtgTTGTTTTCCACCTCGGCAATCGTGAGCCCCGAACCCAGCTTGTAGAGTGTCGGCGACACAGTGGGCTGCAGCCCCGGCgtgaggatgaagaggcCCTGCATCATGTTGATGTCGGGCTTCGGTACGGGATGttcctccttctcaacGTTGGCGTTCTTCGTACCCAGCGGCACGCGCATTGTGTCTTCACCAGGCCGATCACGTCCAGTGAGATGCGTGTAGCTGTGCAACATCTCGCTGAGGTGCGCCTGTATCCCGACGCCCATGAACTCGCCCACGTCTCGCGCCTGTTCGGGATCCATGTCGAGTCCTAGCGGCTTGgcgacctgcgcgacgcggcTGGACAGCTGACTCGCGGATGGCAGAACACGGTTCGTCTGTGCCAGTGGCGGATGTGCCGGTGCTGGCGTCAGTATTCCCTTGAGTGATAACGCACTGGATGCGTAGACGTTGTACTTGCGCTTGAGCTCTCCGCTGCTCCCGACATCCCAGtcgacaacctcctccgtcGTGgcgccatcctcatccGCTGCTCGTCGGACTCGCTCACGCTCCTttcctcccatccccatAATCCACTCGCGGACGCGATCGCGGGATTCGATGAACGTCGTGTCAGAGTCGAAGTCGGCCGTTCCATCCGCCCGGCGACGCTTCTGCATCATCTGCGACGCTGGATGCGGCTCGTCCGGCAACGAGGCATTGTACAGGATACTCCTGACGAGCTGGTTATGCAGGTCGACTGTTGTCAGTCCAACCCCATCCACATCCGGACGTACTCTTATCCGGCGTCTTGAGTAGCGAGCGCACGAGGGCGGTGAACTCGCGCCGCGACAGCTTGCCCATCAAGTACGCATTGAAAGAGCGCCAGTAAACGAGgcccgcgtcgccgaggacatCGTGCAGCTTCTGCTTCTGGCCGAGGGTATCGTGCCTCCGCAGCGGAGCGGGGGAAGATGGCGCTATGGAGGCATACGGGGTTGAATTGGCATGCGATGCGCCATGCTGCGACATGAACGCTAATTGGGCTTGGGCGGAAGTGGGGCCACGGAGGGGCTGGATGGATGCTCTGCTGGATGTGGATGCGGTCGGGTGAAGTGTAACGGCAAGCAACGAAGTGATGGACACCCGGTCTTTAAAACGAACGTCGAGTACGAGCGTTCATTTGGTAAAACTCGTGCGTTTCAACTGCTTCCCCAAGGCACACGGGAGCAGAATCCCGAAccaggtggaggttggaaAGTTGTGTCCACCAACAAGTATCGACCGTTCTCGCTACATCTTgcttcctcgccatcatccCATCCATCATAATGTCCACTGCAGTTCAGGCCCCAGCATCAGCTGATTTTGCTGGATCAtcctcggcagcggctGTGTTCCAGCGCCTCCACCCCGACCAGTACCTCACCCGCTTCCTCGACAGGGGATACCGGCCAGACGGGCGGCGCAAAGACGCGTGGCGCGAGGTCAGCGTCAACGTCGGTGTGTACAACTAGGTGCTCTCCAGTGAGATCTGACCTCAGGTTCCATCTCAACGGCGAACGGCTCGGCGCTCGTGCGCATGGGCGACACGACGGTGGTTTGCGGCGTCAAGGCGGAGGTGGCTGAGCCGTGCGGATCGCGGCCAGACGAGGGGTTCGTCGGTGAGTAAGGCGCGGATGTTGGGTAGCTGAGGGGACATTGAGTCTTAAATTGGGCTCCTCTGTTGAGTGCCATCTCGGTGTCACTGTCACCCACTTCCGCCACGTTGGCCCTCTTCTCCCCggaccttcctcctcaccttagaccgctcacaccagtcCCCAACATCGACCTCCCTGCTCTCTGTTCACCCAAATTCAAGCCAGGACCACCAGCAGACGAGGCGCAGACCATGTCGAACTGGCTCAACGACCTGATTGTCTCGTGAGCTTGTTAGCCGACATCGAAGCTGATTGCAGCTCGTGCACGCTCCCACCAACATCCTTAGTGATCGCGCCTGGCAAGGCTGCATGGTCTGTCTACATCGACGTGGTGTGCATCAACTTTGACGGGAACGCGTACGATGCAGCAGTGCTGGCTGTTATGGCGGCGTTGAGAAACAGTGAGCTTCTGAAGTTGTGATAGCTGAGCTCATCGCAGCCCGCCTCCCACGCGCAACATACAGCGAGGATAACCAACAGGTTACATGTGATGCGAGCGTgaccttcccccttccccttggTCGGTTGCCTCTCGCAGCCTCATTTGGCGTCTTCCAGTCCACCCACGTGCTCCCGGACCCGTCAGCATTCGAGCTCCCTCTCCACTCGACGACGATTACCATCGCCTTGGACGAGGCGGGGAATGCCTGTACTGTGCGGCAAGAGGGCCTGGGCGGCGTGATAGGTCAGAGCGGAGATGATGTGTTGTCCGAggcgtgggcggcggccgaggcccgCGTGCGCACTCTTCGCACCGTCTTGGAGCAGTCATCGTGATGCAACTTGTGTATAGTGGAGCGGAGATGAGGGAAACTCCGTGCGGGAGCAAATATTCTTAGGACGCGTCCATCGTCTCATCAGGGCGCCTCCAGGGATGGGCGTGGGGCATGGCAGGTTTCAACGTTGGGCTCTTTAGAAACAACTGAAATCCCCCGGGGGAGGGAAACAACATGGCACAGATGGTACGATGACAGAGGTCGACCTTGTTTTTACATTCTCTATTTAAGCACCGGATCTTTTGTTTGTCTCCTCACCGTCACCGCAACCATGGCAAAGGCAAAGCCCGCACAGCAGAGCTCGTTCGGCAAGTGGCCGATTATCggcgccgtcctcatcgcGCTGTACGCGCTATGCTCGTTCCTGGACTCGAACGTGGTGAGTGGAAGCGGAACGGATCCTTGCTGGTTTTCTCGCCGAGTGCTTGATATGGTCACGCTGGAGTGAGCGGCTCTACGAACCTCGCCCCCATGTCAGCTCGGGATCCCATCTTCAAGTGATCCTCCGGGGTGTACACGTGACGTCCCTTGGCTTGCGTCAGCATAGGCTGGACCTGTCCGATGTGTCCCGCCGCTGACCGCAGCACAAGTTCTACGCCATGACGCCGGAGGCGCTCAACAACGCCGTGCAGACTTCGCTCTCCGCCTCTCGCGCTGCCGGACAGGACAAGAACGCGACGTACGTCGTCGACACTCTCCTCAgcaacctcgtcaagacgtaccccgagctcgacctgcaGACCGACTTCCGCAACCCCCGCGAGTGGGTGTTCAACAATGCCGGTGGTGCCATGGGGTCAATGTACATCATCCACGCGTCGATTACTGAGTGAGTCGGAGTTGAAATGTCGGAAGTGTCtgaaggggaagggagaggatAGATGGGGAGAGGTgaggggaagaagggaCGAGGTAGCgttgaggaagatgagaTCGAGATGATCCGGATCACCTCGAGGCCTCGATGTGTAGGCACAGCTCTGATAGATGCCTCCTCATCCGTCCTCTTCTTTCCCCCCGCCCCTTTCATCCCCGCCTCTTTCCTCCCGCAtcttccccccccctttCTAAACCACCCGCCTCTTTCCAGAACGCCTGCTCGCTTCGCTCGTGGAACTGACCCCAGGTACCTCATCATTTTCGGTTCAGCCGTCGGCACCGAGGGCCACACCGGCCGCCACACTGCCGACGACTACTTCCACATCCTGACTGGCCAGCAGCGCTGCTACGCCGccggcgacctcgcgccgctcatCTACAACCCCGGCGACGTCAACCTGATGCCCCGCGGCGTCGTTCGCCAGTACTGGATGGACGGCGAGACGTGGGCGCTCGAGTATGCTGCCGGTTGGATCCCGCCCATGCTCCCCTTCGGACTGGCCGACATGCtgtcctcgacgctcgACTACATCAGCTTCTACCACACGTGTCGGATCAccgcgcgcgagatggtCAAGAACCTGCTGCGTGGTAAGATCTAGTCTGCAAACTTTGCGGCTGGGTTGAGGCTTGGCGGGTGGACACTAGACTAGATGCATCGTCTGCCATTTCAAACAAAACTTTCACATACGGAATACTGAGAACAACGGGCACTACATCATCAAAACCGGCTCGACGCCCGTACAGGCCCGTAGAGCGCGGCGGAGATCCTGGCTGACCCAGTCAGCGTCGACGTGGGTACGTTgctggtcggcgtcgaggagctgctgcGGCGACCGGCCAGTATAGTAGGCGAGCCAGGCGCGTACATCACGCGCGCTGAGGGTCTGAATCGTCTCGACAGAGTCGAGGACCTGGTGTGAGCACGCGACCTAATGAATTGAATAGCAGCAGAGATTGAATTGAATGACTAGCAGCTGGGAGGCTGGATGATGGGGTGTGGGGTTTACGCACAGGAAGGTGGCTCGGAACAGGACTTTGCCCATTCGTCACCTGTACAAGCGGTTGCCCAAGATAATAATTTACGCGGTTCGTGTTCCTTTTCATCAGCGCGCTCCCACACATCTTACCTAGCTTGGATCTGGGCATACTCTGTCTCGAGGACAGACACAGCAGCCATGAGGCGTTCATGCACGAcatgctgctgctgcgTGAAAGCATTCAGTCGATTCTCCAGTGCGCGGGCGGCATCAGGCCCCAGCGGAACCTCTGGAACAGCTTGATCGCGGCGTCCCGGTACCCCCGTCCCAGGTAACTGAGGTCGCTCTTCCTCTGTAACGGTAAATGGCCGCGATCGCGCCGCCCGAATACTTTTACTTCTAGTCGGGAGCCTGTCGCCAACAGGCCGGTTCAGATCCGTGAGGGAagcgcggcgctcgcgcgactGGGTGATGGACTGGCGCCGTTCGGGCGAGACGCTTGGTTCTCTATGACCCAGAACCTCGGCCCTAAACACCCgggctgcgcggcgaggagactGGTTGCCCCGCCGCATGTGTTGCGGGTCGACGCCGTGGTGCGCAACCGCATTGGTAAAATCTACTACTTTCTCCAGACAGGCGTCATCGGCATCCGCTGGGATGCCACCGTGTTCCTCGAGTAGCTCGAGGATGACTGGGTGGTCCTTGATCGCCTCGTGCGAGAGGAGGCCGTTGGGGATCGGGATCGCGTCGTCCTTCATCGTGGACATGGTGGTGTGGTCGGACAGGTCGGACATTCTGAGGTGGGGTGTGGAGTCAAGACGGAAAGATTGCGGGATCGGAGTGAAGGGGTTTAGGCACCGAGTCGTACGTCATCAGCCATCAGCTGGGCCACTACGCCTCGCTGGTCTGGTCAGGATGGAATAGGACACGTGAGCGTTAGTGCATGAGTGATTCACAAGACCATGGCGAGGTTGGAAAAAATGATCAAATGCACATAGGATGAACATTGGGTTGGCCACTCGGACATGTCGAAAACGACGGCCCTGGTGGTCCGAGGGGATTCAGAGGGGATTCAAGTGAGACACCATGCGgccaccccacccccgGCAGCAACGGGGGCCGACTTATCCCGGCGTACTTGCGCATTGATTGCTCAGAGGGCCTGGGGAACTGTTACCGCGCTACGCTCAGCGTCGCCAGCCGTTTCACGGTCAATGACGGCCTGAAGGAATCAGAGATCCGGGacaacgacctcggccCGAAGGCTGTCATCACGTCCTCGGGCCAGCGGCACCATGGCGGCCTTAGCTGCCCGATCGGTTGAAGACTCATCCTGCAACATCCTGTACGTGCGATTGACTTTCAGCCAGAACAACTTGCGATACTCGAACTCTCGAGGCTAGCCATAACAATGTGCATATGCGTATTCACGCACAACCGGAAATCCAAGTCGACCGAACATCTAACACCTCCTATCGATTCCCCtccgcgcctcgtcgttgcGATACTCAAACATGATCTGTACCCCGATGAAAAGGCAGCTGGTCCCGAACGCCATGAATCCCCACCCTTGCGGTGTCGTCACGAGCTCGTGAAGGAGGTGCTGCatgccgtcgaggccgagcacgaAGCCAACAAGGTTGGCGCCCATCAACAGCAGAATGTTGACAACGCCACCTATCGCCGCGACGTGCCGGTACCACCACTTGTCGCCGTACTGGAGTCAGCTTCCGTGCAGCAACCGAAGAGGACGTGGATCCTCCCACTTCTACTGACACCCACCTTCTTCTCTGGGACCAACGCACGCGCGGTGATCTCCGGGATGATGAAAAGCGTGACGAGCCAGCCCCAGGCCAGCAGGCGGAAGCTGAGGTCGTGCCAGAGGGCAACAAAGGTGAACACCAGGAAGGTCGAGAGCACAACACGCTTGGCACCGCCAGCAGGGATGTAGATGTacctgatgtcagctcgaGTTTACTTGCCTCAGCTCACCTGACGATCCACAGGTTATAGCTCCTGTGCCAGGAGCGCCAGAAGCCGAGGACACTGTAGTTGTTGGCGACGCAGCGGACCATGTTCTCTggggcgtcgacgccgtcgaaCAGGGCCCACAAGCGGAAGTAACGCCATGGAatgaggagcttgagccacacgatgacgaggttcCAGAAGCCGATCATGCTGAGCTGGGCGGGCGTCATGCCGAcccacgcgcgcgcgtccttgaTCGCCACAACGTACATCGTGTGGATGATGGACTCCATTGCGAGCATGCAAAAGGCGAAGCGGATGAGGTACTTGATGCGTTCTCGGTTGGTGATGTCGAGCGGGCGCTGAAGTTGCCACACAAAGTCGTTGCACGTCATGATCGGACCGGCGATGTACAGCGGAGGGTATAGGGTGTACGCAAGATAGTTAACCAAGCTGTAGTCGGCCTCGGGATGTGCTTGGGCTGCCCGGCCCCTCTGGTCTgttggcggcgtcgactgCGGTTGCGCCCGCCAATGGTAATCGAGAGCGAACGAGACGATGCGCAACATCGTGATGTTGAACGAGACGTGCCAGCGCGGATATACTCCCTTGAGGTCATCCAATGCGCCAAGCTCGGAATGGATCGCGGAGAAGTGGTACCCGTCAAACTTCTCGTTGGCAAACAAGATCAACATGTtgccgacgatgacgatTAACGGCCACGCGCGCTCGACTGCCGCAGGCTTGCGTGCCCGCGCAGCACAGAAGTTTGCGCCCAGGATCGCCAGCACCTTGAGCGCGCTGATGCCGTGCAGCGCCACAAGCATGATGAGAGCGAACGTGACAACAAAGCGCGCGCGTGCAGCTGCGCTCGTAAAGCCAGCCTTGCGGAAGAGGTGGGaagggatgaggaaggCCACGGCGAGTGCGACGAGCGAGGGGAAGCCGGACCGGAACGTGTGGTACTGGtggtcgctgtcgtcgactTCGGAGAAGATGAACCATCCCGACGACAATCTGTTTGCGTAGGAAGGATAGTTGGGGTTGTGAGGTGAGCTGACATTGATCGGCGACCACACAAGCAGCGGCACAACGATAATGAACGCCGCGATGTAGAACTTGAACTCTAAAGTGCCCCACCGGCTGGGCGGGGGCTCAGTGTCCGTACGCCTCCTTGAGCCTGGGATGTCGACAGTGAGTTCGGAGATGTAGTGCTTTTGACCGTTCCGGCGGTCATCACCATCCCTCCGGTCGCCCATCGTCAAGTGTTGTGGGTCGGAAGCCTGGAACTTGTACTGCGGTATCAtggtgggggaagggggagtCTGCTGAAAGGAGGGGGAtagaggagaggatgaggaaaGATGATTTGCtgagaggagaggggagatgGAAGGAGcggagggggaaggagagtgTGAGGTCGTGCGAGCTGACACCGAGGAAGTAGGCGCGGCGGGGTCGAGCTGCGGTCAGTGTGGGCGCGTCAGGGAAAGAGCTGCGCACCCGAGCACGGCGCATGGTCTGTCTAGGAGCCAAAGAGGGACATGTTTGTCCCAAAGACTTGAAGATGTTGAATGAGCAAAGTGTGAATGTTGAAGACAAGACAAATTGGGGAACGATCGCATCGCGTGGAGGGTTGGTTACCGGGCCGGGAAAGAGCGGACATTGATCcgcgcggtggaggtcgtccaCAACAACCCTTTCGTTAGAGATGGCAAGATGACAAGATGACAAGGTGACACTTCATCATAGCGCCCAGCCAGCGGCCAGCGGCCAGCGGCATTTGAGAGGGGCCCAAAGACGTTCAGACGCTGTCAAAAGGTCATGATAAGCCCATCATTCATTCATTTCCTCCCAACGAGCTTCCATCGTCCACATTCTGCGTCCTCAAGGGACTTGACTTCCGTAACATTTCCCAATACCCCATTTCGAGTGAATTCATGCATGCAAGATGGTTATGCCTCTATGATTAGTGTGGCAATGTGCAAGATGTGCAGGCGTGCGCAACATGGGTTTACTCAGTCTCCCCGGCGCGCTTGAGGAGACAGTACTGGCCGTAAACGCGCTGCTTCTCGCCAACACCTCCCGGAAGCCAGATCCAGCGGGCCCAGCCGTGCGAGCTCGCTGCATCCAGGAACTCGGTGCAGAACTCAACCTCCCACGCGGGGTCCGAGATGTAGTCCGGCTCAGCCTTGGTTGGCGGCTGCGATGGCAGGTTGAGCGTGACGAGGTAGTTGCAGGTGTCAACGGGGACGTAGGTGCCGGGCTCAGCACTGGCCTTGTTCTCCGAGTTGAAGCGGCCCAGGTGGATGGCTCGGGTCTCGTCACGTGGCCACCAGCCCGTGGACGCGCTGCTGTTGTCCCAGTGGCGCGGCATCATGCCGTCAAACGCTCCCTCAATCCACTGTACGTCGATGCCCTCCGGGTACAAGAACGAGGACGGGAAGCGGTGCCACTCCGCACCGTAGCACACGCGGAGCGGGtcctccatgtcctcgaAAGGGGAGAGGTCCCACACTGGGTCGTCCTCAGGGCGCTGGGACGGGAGAGAGACCGGCTTGTACCCAAGTTCCTCCAGGACGGACGGCAGCGTCGTGTACTGGAAGTGGTTGGTGAtggccgtcggcgcccCGTAGAACTTGACCTGTCCCATAATGCGACCAAGCGACAAGAGCGACGGTACGATGACCGCCAATAAGGTGAACCACGAGAACATCTCCGACTGACCCGCACGATACGGCGACTTGGTAACAGCGACGAATGCAGTCTCAAACCAGCCGCGGATGAGGAAGATCGAGACGCACGCATTGAAGCACAAGAACGGGTACGCCGGGAACATGAagcgctcctccttgtgCGGCTGCGTGACGAAGATCGCGAGCCAGAGGTAGAACGGAGCGAGGCGCAGGGCGAGAAGGATGTACGGGCTCGTCTCGCCGTTGCGAGGCTTCATCTGGGTcttgccgaggcggcggaagTCAAAGTGGTACGTGACCACCAGGGCAGGGAGCGCGATgagcgcgagtgggaggaagaAGTTGAAGTTGAGGAACAGGTTCTTGAAGTAGTACGAGAAAGGCTCAGTGCCGTAGAGGTCAGGGCCATTCTCACCAAACACGTTGTAGAGGACAATGTTGAGCGAGGGGAAAGTGAAACGCCCGTACGCCCACGAGTCGACGGCAAAAGTGGgaacgacgacggcaaTCGCAGCTACAACGATTGCGCCGACAAGAGTGCTCAGACGCTTCTGGCTCCAGGCCAGCTTCTCGTCACCTACTGATGGGACGATCTCGCCGGCAGGAAGGAGGGCATACTCGATGACAAAGGGGACGCCGAGTGCAGCGGAGAACGGCCAGCCGACAATGGCACCGACAGCCACACAAATCGTGGCGAGGAATGCGCGCTTCACGCCCGTGTtggtcgacgtcgcgggGTGGAACCAGAACGACGCAGCGAGCATGTTGGCATGCATTGCGAAGCTCGAAGGCAGGAATGCGACGCTGGCGTTGAACATGCCGGCGGACAGGGCCATCGCGAAGAGCAGATAACGGCCGACGTGCTCGTTGACGGTGACAACGACGGTGCGGAAGAACGCCGCCTCGCACGCACTCGAGATAGCGCCGAGGAACAGGCGCAGCGCAAAGAACTGCTGCCTCTtaccgaggccgagcagcCAAGGCCCAAAGTACGCGAATGGCGCGTGCAGGAGCACATAGAACCACGAGCGCACAGCGTACTGAGGCGACTGCTCCCACGTTTGGAAACCGCTGTTGTGTGCAAAGTAGTGCAGCGGCTCGTAGAAGTTGAAGACTGGCGTCAGGGGAAT contains these protein-coding regions:
- a CDS encoding uncharacterized protein (Transcriptional regulator of RNA polII, SAGA, subunit), which produces MSQHGASHANSTPYASIAPSSPAPLRRHDTLGQKQKLHDVLGDAGLVYWRSFNAYLMGKLSRREFTALVRSLLKTPDKIDLHNQLVRSILYNASLPDEPHPASQMMQKRRRADGTADFDSDTTFIESRDRVREWIMGMGGKERERVRRAADEDGATTEEVVDWDVGSSGELKPPAHPPLAQTNRVLPSASQLSSRVAQVAKPLGLDMDPEQARDVGEFMGVGIQAHLSEMLHSYTHLTGRDRPGEDTMRVPLGTKNANVEKEEHPVPKPDINMMQGLFILTPGLQPTVSPTLYKLGSGLTIAEVENNTPPPRKVITPSSMAMPPPSIVPSVPGQTSVSPNKAAQAIQVAAGQGRVDAVSDMLADTGLLKIDKGGHEHGLDGASKKEKKHTLHWKYEDPATLLKDVLG
- a CDS encoding uncharacterized protein (3' exoribonuclease family, domain 1) translates to MSTAVQAPASADFAGSSSAAAVFQRLHPDQYLTRFLDRGYRPDGRRKDAWREVSVNVGSISTANGSALVRMGDTTVVCGVKAEVAEPCGSRPDEGFVVPNIDLPALCSPKFKPGPPADEAQTMSNWLNDLIVSSCTLPPTSLVIAPGKAAWSVYIDVVCINFDGNAYDAAVLAVMAALRNTRLPRATYSEDNQQVTCDASVTFPLPLGRLPLAASFGVFQSTHVLPDPSAFELPLHSTTITIALDEAGNACTVRQEGLGGVIGQSGDDVLSEAWAAAEARVRTLRTVLEQSS
- the ERG2 gene encoding uncharacterized protein (ERG2 and Sigma1 receptor like protein), whose protein sequence is MAKAKPAQQSSFGKWPIIGAVLIALYALCSFLDSNVHKFYAMTPEALNNAVQTSLSASRAAGQDKNATYVVDTLLSNLVKTYPELDLQTDFRNPREWVFNNAGGAMGSMYIIHASITEYLIIFGSAVGTEGHTGRHTADDYFHILTGQQRCYAAGDLAPLIYNPGDVNLMPRGVVRQYWMDGETWALEYAAGWIPPMLPFGLADMLSSTLDYISFYHTCRITAREMVKNLLRGKI
- the GUP1 gene encoding uncharacterized protein (Belongs to the membrane-bound acyltransferase family), giving the protein MRRARLDPAAPTSSVSARTTSHSPSPSAPSISPLLSANHLSSSSPLSPSFQQTPPSPTMIPQYKFQASDPQHLTMGDRRDGDDRRNGQKHYISELTVDIPGSRRRTDTEPPPSRWGTLEFKFYIAAFIIVVPLLVWSPINVSSPHNPNYPSYANRLSSGWFIFSEVDDSDHQYHTFRSGFPSLVALAVAFLIPSHLFRKAGFTSAAARARFVVTFALIMLVALHGISALKVLAILGANFCAARARKPAAVERAWPLIVIVGNMLILFANEKFDGYHFSAIHSELGALDDLKGVYPRWHVSFNITMLRIVSFALDYHWRAQPQSTPPTDQRGRAAQAHPEADYSLVNYLAYTLYPPLYIAGPIMTCNDFVWQLQRPLDITNRERIKYLIRFAFCMLAMESIIHTMYVVAIKDARAWVGMTPAQLSMIGFWNLVIVWLKLLIPWRYFRLWALFDGVDAPENMVRCVANNYSVLGFWRSWHRSYNLWIVRYIYIPAGGAKRVVLSTFLVFTFVALWHDLSFRLLAWGWLVTLFIIPEITARALVPEKKYGDKWWYRHVAAIGGVVNILLLMGANLVGFVLGLDGMQHLLHELVTTPQGWGFMAFGTSCLFIGVQIMFEYRNDEARRGIDRRC
- the ALG9 gene encoding uncharacterized protein (Alg9-like mannosyltransferase family); the protein is MSFRPGVETIRFRRPTNKPVEKKEPEKDQFGSLAPQGWKRRHQGLLQDQVRRQQNGPIVPSFSVALRLLLLIRTTAAMYAIISDCDEVFNFYEPLHYFAHNSGFQTWEQSPQYAVRSWFYVLLHAPFAYFGPWLLGLGKRQQFFALRLFLGAISSACEAAFFRTVVVTVNEHVGRYLLFAMALSAGMFNASVAFLPSSFAMHANMLAASFWFHPATSTNTGVKRAFLATICVAVGAIVGWPFSAALGVPFVIEYALLPAGEIVPSVGDEKLAWSQKRLSTLVGAIVVAAIAVVVPTFAVDSWAYGRFTFPSLNIVLYNVFGENGPDLYGTEPFSYYFKNLFLNFNFFLPLALIALPALVVTYHFDFRRLGKTQMKPRNGETSPYILLALRLAPFYLWLAIFVTQPHKEERFMFPAYPFLCFNACVSIFLIRGWFETAFVAVTKSPYRAGQSEMFSWFTLLAVIVPSLLSLGRIMGQVKFYGAPTAITNHFQYTTLPSVLEELGYKPVSLPSQRPEDDPVWDLSPFEDMEDPLRVCYGAEWHRFPSSFLYPEGIDVQWIEGAFDGMMPRHWDNSSASTGWWPRDETRAIHLGRFNSENKASAEPGTYVPVDTCNYLVTLNLPSQPPTKAEPDYISDPAWEVEFCTEFLDAASSHGWARWIWLPGGVGEKQRVYGQYCLLKRAGETE